From a single Adhaeribacter swui genomic region:
- a CDS encoding putative quinol monooxygenase yields the protein MDSQNSNRKVKNSIVLFIFFILHSVLVSYRASAQQKDMMVRISEIEIDPSYLEEYKVILKEEAAASVKKEPGVLSIFPMFQKENPTQIRILEIYASKSAYEQHLKTLHFQKYKTTTLKMVKSLKLIDMEALDVATMPLIFGKIKNK from the coding sequence ATGGACAGTCAAAACTCGAATAGGAAGGTCAAAAATTCTATAGTACTCTTTATATTTTTTATTTTACATTCTGTCTTGGTCAGTTATAGAGCATCGGCGCAGCAAAAGGATATGATGGTTCGTATTTCAGAAATAGAAATAGATCCATCTTATCTAGAAGAATATAAGGTTATATTGAAAGAGGAAGCGGCTGCATCGGTAAAAAAAGAACCGGGGGTATTATCCATTTTCCCCATGTTTCAAAAGGAAAACCCTACTCAGATAAGAATTTTGGAAATATATGCCAGTAAATCAGCTTACGAGCAACACCTTAAAACGCTGCATTTCCAAAAATACAAAACCACAACGCTTAAAATGGTAAAATCATTAAAGTTGATTGATATGGAAGCTTTGGATGTGGCCACTATGCCGTTAATTTTTGGGAAAATTAAAAATAAATAA
- a CDS encoding TonB-dependent receptor plug domain-containing protein has translation MRPLYLFCLLACFRFSAFGQTAPADSTGLTQRVFKLGEVVISGRQTEENTTVTSEQLESFNRLDVSHALNLLPGVNLAGVGARNESVVLVRGFDLRQVPVFIDGVPVYVPYDGYVDLARFTTFDVAQINVAKGFSSVTYGANTLGGAINIVSRKPLKKLELETRAGWLSRQGQRLSLNVGSNLGKFYVQGSASRLKQETFPLADDFTPKENEDGKDRDNAYREDAKYTLKVGFTPREKDEYALSYVNQRGRRATRPTWATTRSNGRGSGNGPTGTRKVCTLSLLPA, from the coding sequence ATGCGTCCACTCTACCTTTTCTGCTTGCTAGCTTGCTTTCGTTTTTCGGCTTTCGGCCAAACCGCTCCGGCGGATTCCACCGGGCTGACCCAACGGGTATTTAAGTTAGGTGAAGTGGTGATCAGCGGCCGCCAGACGGAAGAAAATACGACCGTCACTAGCGAGCAACTGGAAAGTTTTAACCGCCTGGACGTATCGCACGCCCTGAACTTATTACCGGGCGTCAACTTAGCCGGCGTAGGGGCCCGCAATGAATCCGTAGTTCTGGTCCGGGGATTTGATCTACGGCAAGTGCCCGTTTTTATTGACGGGGTGCCGGTCTACGTTCCCTACGATGGGTACGTGGATCTGGCGCGCTTTACCACGTTTGACGTGGCGCAGATCAACGTGGCCAAAGGTTTTTCTTCGGTGACCTACGGGGCCAATACCCTGGGCGGAGCCATTAACATCGTTTCCCGCAAACCCCTTAAGAAATTAGAGCTGGAAACGAGGGCCGGTTGGCTGAGTAGGCAGGGACAACGCTTAAGCTTAAACGTAGGCTCTAACCTGGGTAAGTTTTACGTGCAGGGCAGCGCCTCCCGGTTAAAACAGGAAACCTTTCCTTTAGCGGATGATTTTACCCCGAAAGAAAACGAAGATGGCAAAGATCGGGATAATGCTTACCGGGAAGATGCCAAATATACTCTGAAGGTGGGTTTCACCCCGCGGGAAAAAGACGAGTACGCGCTGAGCTACGTGAATCAACGGGGGAGAAGGGCAACCCGCCCTACGTGGGCAACGACCCGCAGCAACGGGCGCGGTTCTGGCAATGGCCCTACTGGAACAAGGAAAGTTTGTACTTTGTCTCTACTACCGGCCTAG
- a CDS encoding phage antirepressor N-terminal domain-containing protein gives MNEQEQLEKLEFEGNTIGIIPLDNQKLIPVKVICEILDLDHVWQTKNLQESLLFSGILKTTKAVAADGSKRDMLCIPALEVEHWIHSVSDTNRTPEQLQKKTAFLLWFRQQRHFFYQTMGDIVQKNKQELVLKQLISKSRKNVALEKNKLKKYEEALAQVHEAKYGNIQVEDQGEYDFEQAAINQIPESEADMLRLLLNNRSYISKSKKIPSRSLEVHVREKQNQEIERRMHT, from the coding sequence ATGAATGAACAAGAGCAATTAGAAAAACTAGAATTTGAGGGTAATACAATTGGCATTATTCCTCTGGATAATCAAAAATTAATACCTGTAAAAGTGATTTGTGAGATATTGGATCTGGATCATGTATGGCAGACTAAGAATCTTCAGGAAAGTCTCCTTTTTTCGGGAATATTAAAAACGACAAAGGCGGTTGCCGCGGACGGAAGTAAGAGAGATATGCTTTGTATCCCTGCTTTAGAAGTGGAGCATTGGATTCATAGTGTATCAGATACAAACCGAACTCCGGAACAGTTACAAAAGAAAACGGCTTTTCTCCTCTGGTTTCGGCAGCAACGGCACTTTTTCTATCAAACCATGGGTGATATTGTGCAAAAGAATAAGCAGGAACTCGTGCTTAAACAGCTTATTTCTAAATCCAGAAAAAACGTGGCTCTGGAAAAGAACAAACTCAAAAAGTACGAAGAAGCCTTGGCTCAGGTCCACGAAGCAAAATACGGAAACATCCAGGTAGAAGACCAAGGAGAATATGATTTTGAACAAGCGGCTATCAATCAGATTCCGGAAAGCGAAGCCGACATGCTCCGGCTCTTGCTCAACAATCGCTCTTATATTTCCAAGTCCAAGAAAATACCTTCCCGCAGCTTAGAAGTTCATGTTAGAGAAAAACAGAATCAAGAGATTGAAAGAAGAATGCACACTTAA
- a CDS encoding helix-turn-helix domain-containing protein: MENLRRFETVQDYNTFNNQETLHPLVSVIDMSKANPRKASNMYFGFYTVFLKEVKCGDLRYGRETYDYQEGTLVFIAPGQVVSVDSSGEIYQPKGYALVFHSDLIHGTALGRHMPDYTFFGYQSNEALHLSERERKIVLECFSKIEYELDHAIDKHSKRLIVSNIEMLLNYCVRFYDRQFITRENIHLGILERFEHLLNEYYQTDKPQTVGLPSVAYCASELNISPKYFGDLIKKETGTTAQEYIQLKVMDVAKERIFDQSKSVSQIAYELGFKYPQHFTRLFKQRVGHSPNEFRSSLN; the protein is encoded by the coding sequence ATGGAAAATTTGAGAAGATTTGAGACAGTGCAGGATTATAACACCTTTAACAATCAGGAGACCCTGCACCCTCTGGTGAGTGTAATTGATATGTCAAAAGCCAATCCAAGGAAAGCCTCTAATATGTATTTTGGTTTTTATACCGTTTTTTTAAAAGAAGTAAAATGCGGGGATCTGCGGTATGGTCGAGAAACTTATGATTACCAGGAAGGCACGCTGGTATTTATTGCCCCTGGGCAAGTAGTTAGCGTGGACAGTAGTGGAGAAATTTACCAACCGAAAGGATATGCCTTAGTTTTTCATTCGGATTTAATCCATGGCACTGCCTTAGGACGGCACATGCCAGACTATACTTTTTTTGGTTATCAATCCAATGAAGCCCTGCATTTGTCAGAACGAGAGAGAAAAATTGTGTTGGAATGTTTCTCAAAAATAGAGTATGAATTAGATCACGCCATTGATAAGCATAGTAAAAGATTAATCGTATCGAATATTGAAATGCTTTTAAATTATTGCGTTCGGTTTTACGACCGGCAATTTATTACCCGAGAAAACATCCATCTGGGAATTTTAGAAAGATTTGAGCATTTATTAAATGAGTATTATCAGACCGACAAACCTCAGACAGTTGGTTTGCCTTCAGTAGCATATTGTGCCAGTGAATTAAATATATCGCCTAAGTACTTTGGAGACCTCATCAAAAAAGAAACGGGAACTACCGCGCAGGAGTATATTCAATTAAAGGTAATGGACGTGGCAAAAGAAAGAATATTCGACCAAAGTAAATCGGTAAGCCAAATTGCCTACGAATTAGGCTTTAAGTATCCGCAGCATTTTACCCGGTTATTTAAGCAACGAGTGGGGCACTCCCCTAACGAATTTCGCAGCTCTTTAAATTAA
- a CDS encoding nuclear transport factor 2 family protein, giving the protein MKLKIIGLFSFILLVQWSCSSTKNTSTSNTKMQHSDQEILDLSKQKWQWMADKRVDTLADLFHEKSMFVHMGGSWGKERELEVIKSGNIWYKKADVYSASVNFIGNTAILLNEIDLVAVVGGNEVVNPFMVTEVYVKENGQWQMGSLTFSRLTRSVKNNHQK; this is encoded by the coding sequence ATGAAGTTAAAAATTATCGGACTATTTTCATTCATCCTGCTGGTACAATGGTCCTGCTCCTCAACTAAAAATACAAGCACTTCAAATACAAAAATGCAACATTCAGATCAGGAAATACTCGACCTTTCTAAGCAGAAATGGCAATGGATGGCCGACAAACGGGTGGATACTTTGGCCGACCTTTTTCATGAAAAATCTATGTTTGTGCACATGGGAGGAAGTTGGGGCAAAGAAAGAGAACTTGAGGTTATCAAATCCGGAAACATCTGGTACAAAAAAGCTGATGTTTACTCCGCTTCCGTGAATTTTATCGGTAATACTGCCATCCTGTTAAATGAAATTGACTTAGTAGCAGTAGTGGGCGGAAACGAAGTTGTCAATCCTTTTATGGTTACAGAGGTCTATGTTAAAGAAAACGGCCAGTGGCAAATGGGATCACTCACTTTTTCCAGGCTAACTAGATCCGTTAAAAATAATCATCAGAAATAA
- a CDS encoding TonB-dependent receptor plug domain-containing protein → MGNDPQQRARFWQWPYWNKESLYFVSTTGLGANSALKTRVYYDQFRNLLKAFDDKTYTTQNRPSSFQSFYHDDTYGAAVEYHRNWPEKHALKAALQYKNDQHQEYNLGEPERTFRDYTASLGIEDTYQITDKLTLLPGISLNLRHSLEAQNYNATTKEITDLPENENYAFNAQVGVLYQLTAQQRLSFSVARKSRFATIKDRYSYRMGAAIPNPDLKAETALHYEASYQATFQEKWQVVANLFYSRIQDVIQQVNNVQPNIFQLQNTGKAAFSGAEFSAQYPILTDWKAGGQYSYLHRVNRSNKDLKFIDAPEHKVLVFSSYTYQDRGGLTASAEYNSSRYSTSYGIKSAGFTLLNLRAQVKVYRGVSVEGGVNNLFDKNYTLVEGFPEAGRNYFVNLVFSNL, encoded by the coding sequence GTGGGCAACGACCCGCAGCAACGGGCGCGGTTCTGGCAATGGCCCTACTGGAACAAGGAAAGTTTGTACTTTGTCTCTACTACCGGCCTAGGTGCCAACAGCGCACTTAAGACCCGGGTGTACTACGACCAGTTCCGCAATTTGCTGAAAGCTTTTGATGATAAGACCTATACTACCCAGAACCGGCCTTCTTCTTTTCAAAGCTTTTACCACGATGACACTTACGGCGCGGCGGTCGAGTACCACCGCAACTGGCCCGAAAAACACGCGCTAAAAGCGGCGTTGCAGTACAAGAATGACCAACACCAGGAATACAACCTGGGGGAACCCGAGCGCACGTTCCGGGATTATACGGCTTCACTGGGCATCGAAGATACCTACCAGATCACCGATAAATTAACGCTCTTGCCGGGTATTAGTTTAAACCTGCGCCACAGCCTGGAAGCGCAGAACTATAACGCCACCACAAAAGAAATCACCGATTTGCCGGAAAACGAGAACTACGCTTTCAACGCCCAGGTAGGCGTATTGTACCAGTTAACGGCGCAGCAGCGCTTGTCTTTTTCCGTAGCCCGTAAGTCCCGCTTTGCCACCATTAAAGACCGGTATTCCTACCGCATGGGCGCGGCCATTCCGAACCCGGATTTAAAAGCCGAAACAGCCCTGCATTACGAAGCCAGCTACCAGGCCACCTTCCAGGAAAAGTGGCAAGTAGTGGCCAATCTTTTCTACAGCCGGATCCAGGACGTGATCCAGCAAGTAAACAATGTGCAGCCTAATATTTTCCAGTTGCAAAACACGGGGAAGGCGGCATTTTCCGGGGCGGAGTTCAGCGCACAATACCCCATCTTAACGGATTGGAAAGCGGGCGGGCAGTACAGTTACTTGCACCGGGTTAACCGCAGTAACAAGGATCTAAAATTCATCGATGCTCCCGAGCACAAGGTGCTGGTATTTTCTAGCTATACCTATCAGGACCGGGGCGGGTTGACGGCGAGTGCCGAGTATAATTCCTCCCGCTACAGTACTAGCTACGGCATTAAATCCGCGGGCTTTACGCTCCTAAACCTGCGGGCGCAAGTGAAGGTGTACCGGGGCGTTTCCGTGGAAGGAGGGGTAAACAACTTGTTTGATAAGAATTATACCCTAGTAGAAGGTTTTCCGGAAGCCGGACGCAATTACTTTGTCAATCTGGTCTTTAGTAACCTGTAA
- a CDS encoding carboxymuconolactone decarboxylase family protein, with amino-acid sequence MQEIKSCLLLIVLLLCFSSTMLAQNNAGENQNLTPRQQHIVTISAFTAKGDLTRLSSALHKALDAGLTVNEAKEVLVHLYAYCGFPRSLQGINTLMAVLDARKAKGITDKIGKEATPIQNNGSKYERGKKVLETLRGKPENGPKTGYAAFSPEIEVFLKEHLFADIFERDILNYADREITTISALINLGGVEPMMQSHMSIALNLGLTESQLMQILSLIEENGGTKEAEVGKQVLSALIKSIKK; translated from the coding sequence ATGCAAGAAATTAAATCATGTTTACTGCTTATTGTTTTACTACTATGTTTTTCAAGTACCATGCTGGCTCAAAATAATGCAGGTGAAAATCAAAATTTAACACCCAGGCAGCAACATATTGTAACGATTTCTGCCTTTACTGCGAAAGGAGACCTTACTCGATTGAGCTCAGCTTTGCATAAGGCACTTGATGCAGGCCTTACCGTTAATGAAGCGAAGGAAGTGCTGGTTCATTTGTATGCCTATTGTGGCTTTCCCCGGAGCTTACAAGGAATCAACACCTTAATGGCGGTGCTAGATGCCAGAAAAGCAAAAGGTATAACGGATAAAATTGGGAAAGAAGCAACCCCAATACAAAATAACGGAAGCAAATACGAGCGGGGAAAGAAAGTATTGGAAACCTTGAGGGGTAAACCCGAAAATGGACCCAAAACCGGTTATGCTGCCTTTAGCCCCGAAATAGAAGTATTCTTAAAGGAGCATTTGTTTGCCGATATTTTTGAACGTGATATTTTGAATTATGCCGACCGGGAAATTACTACTATATCTGCCCTGATCAACCTAGGAGGAGTGGAACCAATGATGCAAAGTCATATGAGCATAGCTTTGAACCTTGGTCTGACTGAATCGCAGTTAATGCAAATACTTTCCCTGATTGAGGAAAATGGTGGAACGAAAGAAGCAGAAGTTGGTAAACAGGTTCTTTCCGCCCTAATAAAATCAATAAAGAAGTAA
- a CDS encoding flavodoxin family protein, whose translation MTHLLLAVCLWFSACSSSERDNLNVETDTTIQPEKVLIVYLSRTNNTKAIAEIIHKQVGGTLVALELEMPYPKDYKTTVDQVANENATGFLPPLKTKINSIENYEVVFVGFPTWGMQLPPPMKSFLKQYNLSGKTIVPFNTNAGYGTGSSFETVKALCPNSRVLDGFTTKGGVERDGIYFVMEGEKANKVENEIKSWLQKILQIK comes from the coding sequence ATGACGCACCTGCTGTTGGCCGTATGTCTTTGGTTTTCCGCTTGTTCTTCATCCGAGAGAGATAACTTGAATGTAGAAACCGATACTACTATACAGCCGGAAAAAGTATTGATTGTGTATTTGTCTCGCACCAATAATACTAAAGCCATAGCAGAAATCATTCATAAGCAGGTAGGGGGAACATTGGTAGCGTTGGAATTAGAAATGCCTTATCCGAAGGATTATAAAACAACGGTTGATCAGGTGGCTAATGAAAATGCTACTGGTTTCTTACCGCCTTTAAAAACTAAAATAAACAGCATTGAAAATTATGAGGTGGTATTTGTTGGTTTTCCTACTTGGGGAATGCAGTTACCACCTCCCATGAAGAGTTTTCTAAAGCAATATAATCTGAGCGGCAAAACTATTGTGCCATTTAATACCAACGCGGGCTACGGAACTGGGAGCAGTTTTGAAACAGTAAAGGCACTGTGTCCTAATAGCAGAGTCTTGGATGGTTTTACTACTAAAGGCGGAGTGGAAAGAGACGGAATTTATTTTGTGATGGAAGGAGAAAAAGCCAATAAAGTAGAAAATGAGATAAAATCGTGGCTGCAAAAAATATTACAAATTAAATAA
- a CDS encoding cupin domain-containing protein, whose amino-acid sequence MKQILYFILLLSSILSTEVVAQNASIFPKGEKSPNVHHVGNVWLNELSAPDSTFNYGIAVATMERGARLYWHKHPGGQILLITDGIGYYQERGKPKQTVRKGEVIKCQPDVEHWHGATSNSGVTYLATSPAQKGRTIWLEKVTDEEYSGSK is encoded by the coding sequence ATGAAACAGATTTTGTATTTCATCCTATTATTATCAAGTATCCTTTCTACGGAGGTAGTGGCGCAAAATGCTTCAATTTTTCCAAAAGGTGAAAAGTCTCCCAATGTTCATCACGTAGGGAATGTCTGGCTAAACGAATTAAGCGCACCCGATAGTACTTTTAATTACGGTATTGCAGTAGCCACTATGGAGCGCGGGGCTAGGTTATATTGGCATAAACATCCCGGCGGACAAATTCTACTGATTACCGATGGTATTGGTTATTATCAGGAAAGAGGAAAGCCGAAGCAAACTGTTCGAAAAGGCGAGGTAATTAAATGTCAACCGGATGTAGAACATTGGCACGGGGCAACCTCTAACTCTGGTGTTACCTACCTGGCCACCAGTCCTGCACAAAAAGGAAGAACCATCTGGTTAGAAAAGGTTACGGATGAAGAATACTCCGGAAGTAAGTAA
- a CDS encoding aldo/keto reductase yields the protein MQKRELGNSGLEVSALGLGCMGLSFGLGPTIDKAEGIKLIQAAFERGATFFDTAEAYGPFTNEELLGEAIAPFRNQVVLATKFGFKEGNPPLGADSRPENIRAVAEAALKRLKTDFIDLFYQHRVDPNVPIEEVAGAVKDLIQEGKVKHFGLSEAGVNTIRRAHAVQPVTALQSEYSLWWREPEAEILPTLEELGIGFVPFSPLGKGFLTGKIDENTTFDKTDFRNTVPRFSEENRKANQALVALLGDLAREQQATSAQIALAWLLAQKPWIVPIPGTTKIHRLEENLGSVEIKLSSADLKEIDRALSKIEVQGMRYSEQAQKMIDR from the coding sequence ATGCAAAAAAGAGAATTAGGAAACAGCGGTTTAGAAGTATCAGCTTTAGGTTTGGGCTGCATGGGATTGAGCTTTGGTTTAGGCCCCACCATAGATAAAGCAGAAGGCATTAAGCTAATTCAAGCCGCCTTTGAACGGGGTGCTACCTTCTTTGACACAGCAGAAGCATACGGTCCGTTCACCAACGAAGAACTGCTGGGCGAAGCTATAGCTCCATTCCGAAATCAGGTAGTTCTTGCTACCAAGTTTGGTTTTAAAGAAGGGAATCCACCCTTAGGGGCAGATAGTCGGCCGGAGAACATTAGAGCCGTAGCGGAAGCCGCCCTCAAGCGCCTGAAAACAGATTTTATCGACTTGTTTTATCAGCATCGGGTAGATCCTAATGTTCCGATTGAAGAAGTTGCTGGCGCGGTCAAAGATTTGATTCAGGAAGGAAAAGTAAAACACTTTGGCTTGTCGGAAGCAGGCGTTAATACCATTCGTCGGGCGCATGCGGTGCAGCCAGTAACAGCTTTGCAAAGTGAATACTCTCTTTGGTGGCGGGAGCCGGAAGCAGAAATACTACCTACCTTAGAAGAGTTGGGGATTGGTTTTGTTCCCTTTAGCCCGCTAGGTAAAGGTTTCCTAACCGGTAAGATTGACGAAAACACGACCTTTGACAAAACCGATTTTCGCAACACAGTTCCTCGCTTTTCGGAAGAGAATCGGAAAGCTAATCAAGCTCTGGTTGCCTTATTAGGCGATCTAGCGCGGGAGCAGCAGGCAACGTCTGCTCAAATAGCCTTAGCCTGGTTGCTGGCCCAGAAGCCCTGGATTGTTCCCATTCCGGGTACCACCAAAATACACCGGTTAGAGGAAAATCTTGGTTCAGTTGAGATCAAGCTTAGTAGTGCTGATCTGAAAGAAATTGACCGGGCACTTTCAAAGATTGAAGTGCAGGGCATGCGGTATTCGGAACAAGCGCAAAAGATGATTGATCGCTAG
- a CDS encoding aldo/keto reductase, producing the protein MMQKVKLNNGVEMPLLGFGVFQVPDPEECERSVYEAIQTGYRLIDTAAVYLNEEAVGRAIKRSGVPREELFITTKLWVQDAGYESAQKAFERSLERLQLDYLDLYLIHQPYGDVHGAWRAMQELYWEGKIKAIGVSNFHPDRVIDLIIHATIVPAVNQIETHPFHQQVEAQKFLEENKVQIESWGPFAEGKNNLFQNELLKTIGQKYNKTIAQVVLRWLTQRGVVAIPKSVRPERIAENFSIFDFDLSQEDMDTIATMDQKASLFFDHRDPAMVKWIGQTRVDI; encoded by the coding sequence ATGATGCAGAAGGTTAAATTAAATAATGGGGTGGAAATGCCTCTTCTGGGTTTTGGCGTGTTTCAAGTTCCTGACCCGGAAGAATGCGAAAGAAGTGTGTACGAAGCGATACAAACAGGTTATCGGTTAATTGATACCGCGGCTGTTTATCTGAATGAAGAAGCCGTCGGTCGAGCTATTAAAAGAAGTGGGGTACCTCGGGAAGAACTATTTATTACCACGAAGCTTTGGGTGCAGGATGCTGGGTACGAGAGTGCTCAAAAGGCATTTGAACGCTCCTTGGAGCGTTTACAATTAGACTACCTGGATCTTTATTTGATTCACCAACCTTATGGCGATGTGCACGGTGCTTGGCGGGCTATGCAGGAACTCTATTGGGAAGGTAAAATTAAAGCCATTGGGGTGAGCAACTTTCACCCGGACCGGGTAATTGATTTAATAATTCATGCCACAATTGTACCCGCAGTAAATCAAATTGAAACCCATCCTTTCCACCAGCAAGTAGAAGCACAAAAGTTTCTGGAAGAAAACAAAGTGCAAATTGAATCCTGGGGGCCATTTGCGGAAGGCAAAAACAACCTGTTCCAGAATGAGCTTCTAAAGACTATCGGTCAAAAATACAATAAAACAATAGCGCAAGTAGTGTTACGGTGGCTTACCCAGAGAGGCGTAGTGGCTATTCCTAAATCGGTTCGTCCAGAACGCATTGCCGAAAACTTTAGCATTTTTGATTTTGATTTAAGCCAAGAAGATATGGATACAATCGCTACCATGGATCAAAAGGCCAGCCTTTTCTTCGATCACCGGGATCCGGCCATGGTGAAATGGATCGGTCAGACCAGGGTAGATATTTAA
- a CDS encoding cytochrome-c peroxidase gives MKRLFKIAAKSKLRHKRAGILLLLVPLLVGWIANAPPAHPYLFEFPTNFGQRFTIPADNPTTQAGVALGRYLFYETKLSANNQLSCGSCHQQQRAFTDGKAFSTGVDQKSTSRNSMALVNLLWNRKFFWDGRSASLEDQALFPLTNPHEMGQPLAVSVHQLRKTPLYPPLFKAAFGDTAITAKRLLQALAQFERTLISANSRYDQYLRGQYQPTSLELQGLALFTNGPQPEKNSRGANCAHCHGGVKTYLDVFHNNGLNSIYSDTGRQSITGSLADHGRFKVPTLRNIALTAPYMHDGRFQTLEEVLAHYNGPLRAANLSPFLKDVSNDPHGPTLALTATEKQAIIAFLHLLTDSSFVQNPAFADPFPSLPVSQN, from the coding sequence ATGAAACGGCTTTTCAAAATAGCGGCTAAATCAAAGTTGCGGCATAAAAGAGCGGGTATACTCTTGCTCTTGGTGCCGCTGTTAGTGGGCTGGATTGCCAACGCCCCTCCGGCCCATCCTTATCTTTTCGAGTTTCCTACTAACTTTGGCCAGCGTTTTACAATTCCTGCCGACAATCCCACTACCCAGGCGGGAGTAGCTTTGGGCAGGTACCTGTTCTACGAAACCAAGCTTTCGGCTAATAATCAATTATCCTGCGGCAGCTGTCACCAACAACAACGGGCCTTTACCGACGGGAAAGCCTTTAGCACGGGCGTGGATCAAAAATCAACCAGCCGCAACTCCATGGCGCTGGTTAACTTGCTCTGGAACCGCAAATTTTTCTGGGACGGGCGAAGTGCCAGCTTGGAAGATCAAGCGCTCTTTCCTTTAACCAACCCCCACGAAATGGGCCAGCCGTTAGCGGTATCCGTGCACCAGCTCCGGAAAACCCCGTTGTATCCTCCCTTATTTAAAGCCGCTTTCGGGGATACCGCCATTACTGCTAAGCGCTTACTCCAGGCATTAGCCCAATTCGAAAGAACGCTGATCTCGGCTAATTCACGCTACGATCAATACTTAAGGGGTCAGTACCAACCTACCTCCCTAGAGCTGCAAGGCCTGGCGTTGTTTACCAATGGTCCCCAACCCGAAAAGAATAGCCGGGGGGCTAACTGCGCCCATTGTCACGGGGGCGTAAAAACCTACCTGGACGTATTTCATAACAACGGTTTGAATTCTATTTATTCGGACACTGGCCGGCAAAGCATTACGGGTTCTTTGGCCGATCACGGCCGCTTTAAAGTACCTACCTTGCGTAACATTGCTTTAACGGCGCCTTACATGCACGACGGACGTTTTCAAACCCTGGAAGAAGTTTTGGCGCATTATAACGGTCCTCTACGGGCCGCGAATTTGAGTCCTTTTTTAAAAGATGTCTCGAATGATCCCCATGGTCCAACCTTGGCTTTAACGGCCACCGAAAAGCAGGCTATTATCGCTTTTCTACACCTATTAACGGATTCTTCCTTTGTGCAAAATCCGGCATTTGCCGACCCCTTTCCATCTTTACCGGTTTCTCAAAACTAA
- a CDS encoding cupin domain-containing protein, producing the protein MKHPAKKITFFFAVFVFLSFHAQAQKNKNTSVNQASIFAKGEKITNSNFVGNAWLQPLVVSDSLNPTAVGNVTFEPGARTKWHLHPAGQILLATGGIGYYQEKGSPKRILRKGEVVKCPPNVAHWHGASPDQEFIQIAITSSHKGATVWLEPVTDEEYHAKVKP; encoded by the coding sequence ATGAAACATCCTGCAAAAAAAATCACTTTCTTCTTTGCTGTTTTCGTCTTTTTAAGTTTTCATGCTCAGGCACAAAAAAATAAGAATACTTCTGTTAATCAAGCCTCTATCTTTGCAAAAGGCGAAAAAATTACCAACAGTAATTTCGTAGGTAACGCCTGGCTACAGCCACTGGTGGTCAGTGATAGTCTAAATCCAACGGCAGTGGGTAATGTTACTTTTGAACCAGGTGCCCGAACTAAATGGCATTTACATCCTGCCGGGCAGATTTTGCTCGCCACTGGCGGAATAGGCTATTATCAGGAAAAGGGTAGTCCAAAAAGGATCCTGCGGAAAGGAGAGGTGGTAAAGTGTCCGCCGAATGTGGCGCATTGGCACGGGGCCAGTCCAGATCAGGAATTTATTCAAATTGCTATCACTAGCTCGCACAAAGGGGCCACGGTGTGGCTGGAGCCGGTAACCGATGAGGAATATCACGCTAAGGTAAAGCCGTAA
- a CDS encoding molybdopterin-dependent oxidoreductase, with protein MKNKFFLLVFTAWLSSFSLRAQTAGSAPSFRVEGEVTTPLTLTLTDLDKMEKTTVQATDRQNKVHSYSGVLLATILKKAGATLGEELKGENLTKYLLLEASDGYQVLFSLAEVDEAFSDKKIILANRMDGSWLKADQGPFQIIVEGEKKKARHIRQVNRLQVYFAK; from the coding sequence ATGAAAAATAAATTCTTTCTACTTGTTTTTACCGCGTGGCTTTCTTCATTCAGCCTGCGCGCACAAACCGCTGGATCCGCTCCTTCCTTCCGGGTAGAAGGGGAAGTCACTACGCCGCTCACCTTAACGCTGACGGACTTAGATAAAATGGAAAAAACCACGGTGCAAGCCACCGATCGCCAGAATAAAGTCCATTCTTATTCGGGTGTGCTACTAGCGACTATCTTGAAGAAAGCGGGTGCGACACTCGGAGAAGAGCTAAAAGGAGAAAACCTGACCAAATACCTGCTCTTGGAAGCCAGCGATGGTTACCAGGTGCTGTTTTCTTTGGCCGAAGTGGATGAGGCGTTTTCGGATAAGAAAATCATATTGGCTAACCGCATGGATGGTTCCTGGTTAAAGGCGGACCAAGGGCCTTTTCAAATCATTGTGGAAGGAGAAAAAAAGAAGGCGCGCCACATTCGCCAAGTAAACCGGCTGCAGGTATATTTTGCTAAATAA